Proteins from a genomic interval of Trichoderma breve strain T069 chromosome 2, whole genome shotgun sequence:
- a CDS encoding DUF218 domain-containing protein, producing the protein MALPNHLIIVCCHGIWTGGASNGANEDEWLIADFQRGETDTFIEHIKAGVRCLAQDYDNAVLAFSGGPTRKETTLSEAQSYANIASAHGYFNLINSSQDLVNSSKILIEDRALDSYHNVLFSLTLFYARFHTWPASLTIVSHAFKKFRLINGHCAAIGFPLKKTEFVGIDPPGMASGENEDAIKGVGQAVDDWIADPYGRGEKLAGKRAKRNPWGVWQGAFEEKIEKDGLTLEKLVTEGEGEKETLVEDAPRPWQ; encoded by the exons ATGGCTTTGCCAAACCACTTAATCATCGTCTGCTGCCACGGCATTTGGACCGGCGGCGCATCAAATGGCGCCAATGAAGACGAGTGGCTAATCGCCGATTTTCAGCGCGGCGAAACGGACACGTTTATCGAGCACATTAAAGCAGGCGTCCGGTGTCTTGCCCAGGACTATGACAACGCCGTGCTCGCATTTTCAGG CGGCCCAACACGAAAAGAAACAACTCTGAGTGAGGCCCAGAGCTATGCCAACATCGCCTCTGCCCACGGCTacttcaacctcatcaactcCTCACAAGACTTGGTTAATTCGTCCAAGATTCTAATAGAGGATCGCGCCTTGGACTCTTACCACAATGTGCTCTTCAGCCTTACTCTGTTTTACGCCCGCTTCCATACTTGGCCTGCTTCTTTAACCATTGTATCCCACGCTTTCAAGAAGTTCCGACTCATCAACGGCCATtgcgctgccattggattTCCTCTTAAAAAGACTGAATTTGTTGGTATTGATCCGCCTGGCATGGCGAGcggagagaatgaagatgcgATAAAGGGCGTGGGACAGGCAGTGGACGACTGGATAGCCGATCCATATGGTAGAGGAGAGAAATTGGCGGGGAAGAGGGCAAAGAGGAACCCGTGGGGAGTATGGCAGGGAGCTtttgaggagaagattgaaaAAGATGGCCTTACTTTGGAGAAATTAGTGACAGAGGGTGAAGGCGAGAAGGAGACGTTGGTTGAAGATGCGCCACGGCCGTGGCAGTGA
- a CDS encoding ICE2 domain-containing protein: MWWPFSIFFSSIFLFAIVLSIPVAFDVGGRDSGLAYSLSLSIFYIFYSAIRLATPETSRIRWTIVSLLRLAQWFVIPSLLIWALGKFAVDADDASWVERTFDGVFHSKSTSWTEWMFGKEGVLETVMLGSWDNVLRYSGPVFQLLEGFCTLLVIQAAGQITRWLVNRGRSDTWVIFLLAFSGSIIASAVYFLWRVAQFPQISNIDATLIGATMTTAVFLCAYGIGSGRGSPVESSLLFAYVVLCVYQIFTDYLPSDGTYSAEDQASSQPEIPPLPPIIMASYSTLLHIVSTLPGALHSSLALLYAAFQTITPSVIISLAYRLFVFYCATRIIPSVRDLGARAMLHEPDWDESEAASMFLSILSYFSPTILIAVYTSLLLQHFSTSEGPDGWTLRGGDVGGSTWRWINVGLTMVLYGIELTLSTDDQDHWKVD, encoded by the exons tcctcttcgccatcgtcCTGTCCATCCCCGTTGCCTTCGATGTGGGCGGGCGAGACAGCGGGCTGGCCTACAGCCTGAGCCTGTCCATCTTCTACATCTTCTACTCGGCCATCCGACTGGCCACGCCCGAGACTTCGCGCATCCGATGGACCATTGTATcgctgctgaggctggcgCAATGGTTCGTCATCCCGTCGCTGCTAATCTGGGCGCTGGGCAAGTTCGCCGTGGACGCCGACGACGCGAGCTGGGTGGAGAGGACCTTTGACGGCGTCTTCCACTCCAAGAGCACAAGCTGGACCGAGTGGATGTTTGGCAAGGAGGGCGTGCTGGAGACGGTTATGCTGGGCTCGTGGGATAATGTGCTGCGCTATTCGGGCCCCGTCTTCCAGCTGCTCGAGGGCTTCTGCACACTGCTCGTGATCCAGGCAGCGGGACAGATTACTCGATGGCTGGTCAACAGAGGGAGGAGCGATACCTGGGTG ATCTTCTTGCTTGCGTTTTCCGGCTCCATCATTGCCAGCGCTGTCTATTTCCTGTGGCGTGTTGCTCAGTTCCCCCAAATCAGCAACATTGATGCCACGCTCATTGGTGCCACCATGACCACGGCCGTGTTTCTTTGCGCCTACGGCATTGGCAGCGGTCGCGGCAGCCCTGTCGAATCATCGCTTCTCTTTGCTTACGTCGTGCTCTGTGTCTACCAGATCTTTACCGACTACCTCCCTTCCGACGGCACCTATTCGGCCGAGGACCAGGCATCATCTCAGCCAGAAATCCCCCCGCTGcctcccatcatcatggcctcgtACTCAACCTTGCTTCACATAGTTAGCACTCTCCCTGGCGCTCTTCACTCTTCGCTCGCCCTATTGTACGCCGCTTTCCAGACTATTACGCCGtccgtcatcatctccctcgcATACcgtctcttcgtcttctacTGCGCCACTCGCATCATTCCTTCGGTGCGGGACCTGGGTGCCCGAGCCATGCTGCACGAGCCTGACTGGGATGAGTCAGAAGCGGCGTCAATGTTCCTCAGCATTCTCAGCTACTTTTCACCGACAATTTTGATAGCTGTCTACACCAGCCTGCTGTTACAACATTTTTCGACCAGCGAGGGGCCAGATGGATGGACACTCAGGGGCGGAGACGTGGGCGGCAGCACTTGGCGATGGATCAACGTGGGACTGACAATGGTCCTGTACGGTATAGAACTCACGCTCAGCACAGACGACCAGGATCATTGGAAGGTGGATTGA